Proteins from a genomic interval of Nautilia sp. PV-1:
- a CDS encoding potassium channel protein translates to MKEFIVKALVAFAFYIDSNTRYKKIKGFFRRLMNDDDYTPKKFFDFFMLFLVITSVGILLYDIKHDLNPWVEEFDFYVVTFIFAIEYLIRLWVYNDTHKIIIEEYEESTFLEREFSLKNVIKKAFLKKWEYIKSPFAIIDFLANLPGFRSLRILRIFVIFRLFKILRYTRSINTFIEVLASKKFELTILLLAVGFVTFIGGAVIYVFEAHINPKIETIFDAIYWSLITISTVGYGDITPVTQEGKVLTMFLIVVGIGFISFSTSIIASAFTEKLNELKADRVLRKIKHMEDVYLICGYSNEAEILAERFKKDNIDFVVVDMDEDRVEKSNHKGYITLKGDITQKTFLQVLDFSKISKIFVLTNNDISNSFIVLSVKAYSKGAEIIALANDERNVSKIKKAGANHVVVPSTVTALLTAEYIGNPITFEVIDAILTERRNAIIDEIIVIKDSILDGKLVGEIDFDKYKIILFGVLKRNESPLLNETLQIEKGHFYFNPPFDLKLEEGDILVVMGYSVSVNYFKYQIEKSSI, encoded by the coding sequence TTGAAAGAATTCATTGTAAAAGCCCTTGTGGCTTTTGCTTTTTATATTGACAGTAATACCAGATATAAAAAAATCAAAGGCTTTTTCAGGCGTTTAATGAACGATGACGATTATACGCCAAAGAAATTTTTTGATTTTTTTATGCTTTTTTTGGTTATTACAAGCGTTGGCATACTTTTATATGATATTAAGCACGATCTTAATCCGTGGGTTGAAGAGTTTGACTTTTACGTTGTAACTTTTATATTTGCGATAGAATATCTTATAAGGCTTTGGGTATATAACGACACGCATAAAATCATTATAGAAGAGTATGAAGAATCCACTTTTTTAGAACGGGAGTTTTCTCTTAAAAACGTAATAAAAAAAGCATTTTTGAAAAAATGGGAATATATTAAATCCCCTTTTGCAATTATAGACTTTCTTGCAAATCTTCCAGGATTCAGAAGTTTAAGAATACTAAGAATTTTTGTTATTTTCAGACTATTTAAAATATTAAGATATACGAGAAGTATTAATACGTTTATAGAGGTTTTAGCGAGTAAAAAATTCGAACTTACAATATTATTGCTGGCTGTAGGTTTCGTAACGTTTATAGGCGGTGCTGTCATATATGTTTTTGAAGCGCACATAAATCCTAAAATCGAAACAATATTCGATGCGATATACTGGTCTTTAATTACCATTTCCACCGTCGGTTACGGAGATATTACCCCGGTTACCCAGGAAGGTAAAGTTCTTACCATGTTTTTGATTGTAGTGGGTATCGGATTTATCTCATTCTCCACATCAATTATAGCTTCCGCTTTTACGGAAAAACTGAATGAACTTAAAGCGGACAGGGTTTTGAGAAAAATAAAACATATGGAAGATGTATATCTAATATGCGGATATTCTAACGAAGCGGAAATTCTTGCAGAAAGATTTAAAAAAGACAATATAGATTTTGTTGTGGTGGATATGGATGAAGACAGAGTTGAAAAATCTAACCATAAAGGGTATATCACATTAAAAGGCGATATTACACAAAAGACATTTTTGCAGGTGCTTGATTTCAGCAAAATATCAAAAATATTCGTACTTACAAATAACGACATCAGTAATTCATTTATCGTATTAAGTGTAAAAGCTTACAGCAAAGGAGCTGAAATTATTGCACTGGCAAATGACGAAAGAAACGTAAGCAAAATAAAAAAAGCGGGAGCGAATCACGTAGTGGTTCCGTCTACCGTTACCGCTTTACTGACTGCGGAATATATAGGAAATCCTATTACTTTTGAAGTGATTGATGCGATTTTAACTGAAAGAAGAAATGCTATTATTGATGAAATTATCGTTATTAAAGATTCTATTCTTGACGGTAAACTTGTAGGAGAAATTGATTTTGACAAGTATAAAATTATTCTGTTCGGGGTATTAAAAAGGAACGAGTCTCCACTTCTTAATGAGACCTTGCAGATTGAAAAAGGCCATTTTTATTTTAACCCTCCTTTTGATTTAAAACTTGAAGAAGGCGATATTCTGGTTGTAATGGGTTACAGTGTGAGTGTGAATTACTTTAAATATCAGATTGAAAAGAGTAGTATATGA
- the gatB gene encoding Asp-tRNA(Asn)/Glu-tRNA(Gln) amidotransferase subunit GatB, whose protein sequence is MSKNYEVVIGLEVHVQLNTKTKIFCNCATSFGDTPNTNTCPTCLGLPGALPVLNKEAVRKAVMFGKAVNAEINKKSIFARKNYFYPDLPKGYQISQFEIPIVGKGSLTIEVNGETKEIGITRAHLEEDAGKNIHDGDVSKVDLNRAGTPLLEIVSEPDMRSSDEAIAYLKKLHAIVKYLGISDANMQEGSFRCDANVSVRPKGQKEFGTRVEIKNINSFRFIKQAIEYEIERHIEAYEYDEYEDEVVQETRLFDSKTGETRSMRGKEESADYRYFPDPDLLPLVVPDEFFDVKIPELPDEKKERYMKEFGLKEYDAGVLTSEPELAAYFEDLVERGCEPVMANNWLAVELLGRLNKAGYAIENSPVSSEKLAKLILRIKDNTISGAGGKKVLDLLMEEEIEVDVAIDKLGLKQVSDESAIEKMVDEILAANEDKVAEYKAGKDKLFGFFVGQVMKASRGKANPQVVNKILKSKLS, encoded by the coding sequence ATGAGCAAAAATTATGAAGTTGTAATAGGTCTTGAAGTTCACGTTCAGTTAAATACTAAAACAAAGATTTTCTGTAACTGTGCCACCAGTTTCGGAGATACGCCTAATACCAATACGTGTCCGACGTGTTTGGGACTGCCGGGAGCTCTTCCTGTATTAAATAAAGAGGCTGTCAGAAAAGCCGTAATGTTTGGAAAAGCGGTAAATGCCGAAATTAATAAAAAATCTATTTTTGCAAGAAAAAACTATTTTTATCCAGACCTTCCAAAAGGATACCAGATAAGCCAGTTTGAGATTCCTATCGTAGGTAAAGGAAGTTTAACCATAGAAGTTAACGGTGAAACGAAAGAAATAGGTATTACAAGAGCGCACCTTGAAGAAGACGCCGGTAAAAACATACATGACGGCGATGTAAGTAAAGTTGATTTAAACAGAGCCGGGACGCCGCTTCTTGAAATAGTCAGCGAACCGGATATGAGAAGCAGCGATGAAGCTATTGCTTATCTTAAAAAACTTCACGCTATTGTCAAATACCTTGGAATCAGTGATGCGAATATGCAGGAAGGCTCATTCAGATGTGATGCCAACGTATCTGTAAGACCTAAAGGCCAAAAAGAGTTCGGTACAAGAGTTGAAATTAAAAACATCAACTCATTCAGATTTATCAAACAGGCAATAGAGTATGAAATTGAAAGACATATTGAGGCGTATGAATATGACGAATACGAAGATGAAGTAGTACAGGAAACCAGACTGTTTGATTCTAAAACGGGCGAAACAAGAAGTATGAGAGGAAAAGAAGAGTCTGCAGATTACAGATATTTTCCGGATCCTGACTTACTGCCTCTTGTTGTTCCGGATGAGTTTTTTGATGTGAAAATACCGGAACTTCCGGATGAGAAAAAAGAAAGATACATGAAAGAATTCGGTCTAAAAGAATATGATGCAGGAGTTCTGACGTCAGAACCTGAACTTGCTGCATATTTTGAAGATCTTGTTGAAAGAGGATGTGAACCTGTTATGGCTAACAACTGGCTGGCAGTCGAGCTTTTAGGAAGACTGAATAAAGCCGGATATGCAATAGAAAATTCTCCTGTAAGCAGTGAAAAATTAGCAAAACTTATATTAAGAATTAAAGATAACACCATAAGCGGCGCAGGAGGTAAAAAAGTGCTTGATTTATTAATGGAAGAAGAAATAGAAGTTGATGTCGCAATAGATAAACTCGGATTGAAACAGGTAAGCGACGAAAGCGCCATAGAAAAAATGGTTGATGAAATTTTGGCGGCAAATGAAGATAAAGTTGCTGAATATAAAGCAGGTAAAGACAAACTGTTCGGTTTCTTTGTCGGACAGGTTATGAAAGCGAGCCGCGGAAAAGCAAATCCTCAAGTTGTAAATAAAATACTTAAAAGCAAGCTGTCTTGA
- the ilvA gene encoding threonine ammonia-lyase gives MIPFEEIKQAHKRIKKVVYKTPFAYAPILSQKVGNEIYLKKENLQITGAFKLRGAFNKIASIPEEKRKKGVIAASAGNHAQGVAFSANYFNVPAIIVMPEATPLTKVTGVKEFGGEVVLAGNNYDEAYEYAVKLAEKKGFEFIHPFADDKVIAGQGTIGIEMLEQVPELDYIIVPIGGGGLISGIASAVKQINPHIKVIGVTAEGAPAMRLSFLSGSVQDTTFVKTIADGIAVRDTNPKMFKLVKEVVDDIVEVDDEEIANAILFLMERQKVVVEGAGAVGVAALLHHKIKFTAPKKVGVVLSGGNIDVTMINLIIEKGLLKSHRKMKLIIRLVDKPGALQRLTEILAAEKANIVQIGYDRTDLNLAIGDANVTIALETRGLEHQEAIKRALHKNGYKFVVE, from the coding sequence ATGATACCTTTTGAAGAAATAAAACAGGCTCACAAAAGAATAAAAAAAGTAGTTTATAAAACACCTTTTGCGTATGCTCCTATACTTTCGCAAAAAGTCGGAAACGAAATATACCTTAAAAAAGAGAACTTACAGATTACCGGGGCTTTTAAATTAAGAGGGGCTTTTAATAAAATAGCTTCTATTCCGGAAGAAAAAAGAAAAAAAGGCGTTATTGCCGCAAGTGCCGGAAATCATGCGCAGGGTGTTGCTTTCAGTGCTAATTATTTTAACGTGCCGGCTATAATCGTAATGCCTGAAGCTACGCCGCTTACAAAAGTAACGGGCGTTAAAGAATTCGGAGGAGAAGTCGTACTTGCAGGTAATAATTATGACGAAGCTTATGAGTATGCGGTAAAACTGGCCGAAAAAAAAGGGTTTGAGTTTATTCATCCTTTTGCAGACGATAAAGTTATTGCAGGACAGGGAACAATCGGAATAGAAATGCTGGAACAGGTGCCTGAGCTTGATTATATTATCGTTCCTATAGGAGGAGGCGGTTTAATCAGCGGAATTGCAAGCGCGGTAAAACAGATCAATCCCCATATAAAAGTTATCGGAGTTACCGCGGAGGGTGCGCCGGCTATGAGACTGAGCTTCTTAAGCGGAAGCGTTCAGGACACCACTTTTGTGAAAACGATTGCTGACGGTATAGCGGTAAGGGATACCAATCCTAAAATGTTTAAACTTGTAAAAGAAGTGGTTGATGACATTGTTGAGGTTGATGATGAAGAAATCGCAAATGCGATTCTGTTTTTAATGGAAAGACAAAAAGTTGTCGTAGAAGGCGCAGGAGCTGTGGGAGTAGCGGCTTTACTGCATCATAAGATTAAATTTACAGCTCCTAAAAAAGTAGGAGTTGTGCTGAGCGGCGGTAATATCGATGTGACAATGATTAATCTGATTATAGAAAAAGGTTTGTTAAAATCACACAGGAAAATGAAACTGATTATCAGACTGGTTGATAAACCGGGAGCTCTTCAAAGACTGACTGAAATACTTGCGGCTGAAAAAGCGAATATAGTGCAAATAGGTTATGACAGAACGGATCTTAATCTTGCTATCGGAGATGCAAACGTGACAATAGCTCTTGAAACAAGAGGTCTTGAGCATCAGGAGGCTATTAAAAGAGCCCTTCATAAAAACGGTTATAAATTTGTAGTGGAGTAG
- a CDS encoding CoA-binding protein has product MNACELPSAKKSDKNLCEVLKNAKTIVVVGLSPKEHRASNQVAKYMQENGYKIIPVYPREEEILGEKVYRSLDEIDFEVDIVDIFRKGEDTPPIVEKAVKLPGIKCVFLQEGVVNEKSKEIAEEAGVFYVEDRCIMVDHIRCKKEGLL; this is encoded by the coding sequence ATGAATGCCTGTGAGCTTCCAAGCGCCAAAAAAAGCGATAAAAATTTATGCGAAGTCTTAAAAAACGCGAAAACGATAGTTGTGGTAGGGCTCTCTCCAAAAGAACACAGAGCATCTAATCAGGTTGCAAAATATATGCAGGAGAACGGTTATAAAATAATTCCTGTTTATCCGAGAGAAGAAGAAATTTTAGGTGAAAAGGTTTACAGAAGTCTTGATGAAATTGATTTTGAAGTAGATATTGTAGATATTTTCCGTAAAGGGGAAGATACGCCTCCTATTGTGGAAAAAGCGGTAAAGCTGCCGGGAATAAAATGTGTTTTTCTTCAAGAAGGCGTTGTAAATGAGAAATCTAAAGAAATCGCCGAAGAAGCCGGTGTGTTTTATGTTGAGGACAGATGTATAATGGTTGATCATATCAGATGTAAGAAAGAAGGATTGTTATGA
- a CDS encoding HU family DNA-binding protein, whose protein sequence is MKKSELIAAVAEKSGLSKKDVNAVIDATIEAMEEALKAGKKVSFIGFGSFEVVTRAPRVARVPGTNREVKIPETKSVKFKVGKKLKELLNK, encoded by the coding sequence ATGAAAAAGTCAGAATTAATCGCAGCGGTAGCAGAAAAGTCAGGTCTTAGCAAAAAAGATGTAAACGCAGTTATAGATGCTACTATCGAAGCAATGGAAGAAGCTCTAAAAGCAGGTAAAAAAGTTAGTTTTATCGGATTCGGAAGTTTTGAAGTTGTAACAAGAGCTCCAAGAGTAGCTAGAGTTCCTGGTACTAACAGAGAAGTTAAAATCCCTGAAACTAAATCTGTAAAATTCAAAGTTGGTAAAAAATTAAAAGAACTTTTAAATAAATAA